The stretch of DNA GATTGAATGTTTGCATCTAGATCTGTTAATGAACTTAAAACTTTCTGGAGTTCACCAGGTTTGTCTTTTAAGGTTATGCTAAAAGTGGCATATCTGCCTGATTCGACTAAGCCGCGTTCAATAATCCGCGATATAAAGTTCATATCGACATTTCCACCACTTAATACGGATACAACCTTCTTTTCTTTCAGTTTTACTTTTTCATATAGTAATGCTGAAAGAGAACAGGCACCGGATCCTTCTACTAGCAACTTATTTCTCTCTAAAATCATCAGCATAGTCCTAGCAATTTCCATCTCATCGACACAATAGATATCATCGACATACTTTTGAATGATTTCAAAGGGTCGCTGCCCTGGTTTTTTAACAGCAATCCCGTCTGCCATTGTTGGCGTAGATTCTACCATCACCGGCTTCTTTTCTAATAAAGATTGTTTCATGCTTGGGCAGGCAAGCGCCTGGACGCCATATACAGCGATATGGGGATTTCTTTCCTTTACGGCTAGTGCAACCCCTGCAATCAGGCCGCCGCCTCCTATAGGGCAAATAATAGCCTCTACATCCGGAAGTTGATCAAGTATTTCCAAACCTACCGTCCCTTGTCCTGCAATTATCGCCTCATCGTCAAAAGCATGAATAAAGGTAGCATCCCTTTGTTCTTTTAGTTCTAAAGCAAATGCTAGAGCGTCATCAAATGTTGTTCCTTCCAGGAGGACCTCGGCCCCATATTGCTTTGTAGCAAGTACCTTACTTAGAGGTGCACCTTTCGGCATTACAATCGTGCAGTCTATACCAAGCATTTGACTAGAATAAGCAACACCCTGAGCATGGTTGCCTGCAGATGCTGCTATAACCCCTTTTTGTAACTCTTCCTTTGATAGCGAAATTAACTTATTATAAGATCCTCTAACCTTAAATGATCCAGTTTTTTGAAGGTTTTCTAGCTTTAGGTATACTTCATTATGGGAAAGTTGACTAAAGGTTTTAGAGTAGTCCAATGGCGTAGTATGAACGATTCCCTTCATTTTCTCTCGTGCAATGATACTATCATCTACATTCACACGCATTCCTCCTGTTAACACTCTTTTTTCTTAGGATGCACCTGCAAAAGTAAACTATGTTTTATTTCCGTGAAATTATTCTTGTATATGAGGTTCGGTACTTTTGTCGGATAAAAAGAAAAGAGTATTCCCTTTTTTTGAGTAAAAAAGAATCACGAAAATGGCTAGTAAATTCGGAACTTTAGGAGTAGACGCTTGTGACATATTATCTATATATTCAAAAAATTCATTATGTTACTACTATTTTGAAAACAAATAGGGATAAAAGGGAGGAACCAGAAGTTGAAAAAGAAAAAACTATTATCGATTCTATCAACTGGTGCATTAGCTCTATCACTTTTTGCTCCGATATCAGCTAATGATTCAAAAGTAGCGGCAGCAGAAGCAACAGCGCCAAAATGGGACGTAGAGCGCTATGGAGATCGAGTAGATATTGATGGTCAACTAAATCTACTAGCTAATGATTCTTCATTCTTAAAGCAGGCAGAGGCGAAAATTGCTGAGCAAGCAGCACAGATTAATTTTAATGAGGATCAGTCTTCAAAAAGTACATCAGCCAGCAGCAGTTTTACATTTGATGGGGGAACCAAACAATTCTTAAATAGAGGTTTAAAATTCAAACCATTTACATTACGTAGTGTGGGTGAAAATGTAGAAATTTGGGTAGCAAATGACCTTGCATTTCCAGCAGGAGACACGCGCCCAGCACATGTGGTAACTCAAGAACAAGTAGATAAATTACGTGATGAATTTGATAATAATATATACCCAAAAGCGACTGCGTTCTTTGGAACACCTGATATTCATGATGGATCAAAGTCTCCACTAGCTGGAAAAAATGTTCCTGCTGGTTATTATGAGGGAAGCGACAAAGTTATCATGTTAGTAGATAATATTCAAGACGATAACTATACTAACCCGAATTATCCATTCTTTGTTGCTGGTTTCTTCTGGCAAACACTAGAGAACTATATGGATAGAAATATCATTACAATCGATACAAACAACTGGGAAACCCGTTTAGAGTCTACCTTCTTTGGGACAACCATTCATGAACTACAGCACTTAATTCACGCGGACAATGATGGCGCGGAAGAAACGTGGTTAAATGAAGGTATGTCAACTTTTTCAGAATATCTTGGCGGATATGGCCATGATGATAGTTCTATCAACTTCTACTTAGATCATCCTGAAAACTCTTTAGTAAATTGGGATGAACATAGAACGGCAACAACTGGCCCTGAAACAATTGCAGATTATGGACAAGTATATCTATTTACATTATATATGAATGATAAGTTTGGCCGTGAGTTTATCCGTGATTTAGCTTTAAACGAAACACAAGGTCTAAATAGTGTTAATGAGGTATTAAAGGCACATGGTTCAAGCCTTGATTTCACGCAACTCTATCAAAACTTTATGACTGCCTTAACACTTGATACTGACAGAGTTGGAAATGGAGTATATAATTTTGACAGCATTGATCTTCGTGATGTTGTTGTGAATCAGACTACTGGTGAAACTAGAGGCAAAACGGTTGATTTTGAGAAAGCAAATACCTTTGAAAAGGAAGGCGTTCCTGCTTGGGGCGGCGATTTTAAAGAGTTAGCATTCCAAGATAAAGTTAGAAGTATTTCCTTTGACGGTGTAGATTTCCTACCTATCCCTTGGCAGTCTGTAAATGATCCACTAGGTTCTGATAATAAAGTGCTTTGGGGCAATGCGGGAGACGAAGCGGACAATGGCTTGATTTTTGAAGCGGACCTTTCTAGTGTCAATACGGCGACCTTAAAGTTCGATAACTACATTGATATTGAAGAGCAGTGGGATTTCGGCATGGTCCAAGTTTCAACGGATGGCGGCGAGTCATGGACTAGCTTAGAAAATGAAAATACACGCAGTGATGTAGTTGAAGAAGGCTATCCAAAAATTAAAGAAAATGTACCAGGTTTTACTGGTACGTATGAAGATTGGCAGAAAGAAACCTTTGATTTAAGTGCATATGCAGGTCAAAAAGTATTGCTTTCCTTTCGTTATTTAACCGACTGGGGTACAACAGAGAGCGGATGGTTTGTGGATAATATTGAAATTCCTGAAATTGGTTATACCAATGATGGTAGTTCAACAGATGCATTTAAATCTTTCCAAGAATTAGCTGGTCAGTATGTGAACTATACCGTAACTTTTATCAATGAGAAAGAAGTAGGAAATAAGAAGGGTGCAAAAACTAATTACAAGGTAATCACAGTAGATCCATTCAATGTTACGGAAGAAGATGCTTTAACTCTAAGACAGTTGTTCAAGGATGGAAAGAACTATATGATTACATCTTATGCAGCACCTGCTGAAAGTAAGGATCCTATTACCTTCACGTATGAAGTTAACCTGAAAACGAAAGCACCAAAAAAGAATTAATAAAACGAATCAATCCCGAAAAGAGATATTACTTTTCGGGATTGATTTTTGGATATTTATAAGGAAAAACCTGAGATCATTTGGACTCAGGTTTTTTCCGTTCCGATGATTATTTCTTACCTTCGTTGGAACTATAGTAGAATTTTGCAGTAATGGAACCATCAGCATTCTCTTTTATATCAGTTACATGAATTCCAGAGTCAGCTGGAGCAGCGCTATAGCCCTTCCAGAAGTAGTAGGAACCAGTATGAACAATAGAAGAGGTTGGAGTGATCTCCGCGCCTGTCTTGAAGAAGTCTCCTGCATCACCGCGGTTTAAGTTCTTTTCTAGCTCATATTTTCCGTCAGCTTGTAGAAGTGATAAGCCATAGTGTGTAACAACGGTACCGTTGCCAGCTGTTTCTGATTGATTAAACTGGAAGCGTTTATTCATCCAATTTTCTACATTATTTGGACGGAAACCGGCAGTTTGATATAAGTTGATAATGTTTTCATCGACATGCCATGCTAATAATCCGTGAGAATCCTCTCCTTGACGAACCAATCCTTTATTAAAGCCATCCTGCTGAACGTTTTCAAATAGGAAGTACTCTGTTCCATGGGAGCCAGGAACTTCCATTTTGACGATTCCGTTTGTAGCATTGGCTTTATTAATAGCTGGCAGAGTAATCTCTTTAACGCCGTCAGCTGGTGTTACATTAATAGGTTCAGCCCATCCAAGGAAAACCTTTGAGAATGGATCAAAATGAGTAGGGGAGTTACCAGAATAGGCGTTATTGTCTGGATAACGCATCCATGAACCACCAGCCATCATTGAGTAGTTTCCAACACCTTCAGACGTATATACAGTGTCATAGAAATCTGGCAGCCCTAAAGCATGTCCAAATTCATGAGCATATACCCCAGCTTGGGCTGGATATGGACCTGTTTTAGAAGCTTCATCATAGCTGTTAGTTGTTAAATTGAATCCGGCTACGTTACCACCAATAGCAGGCTGGATATTGTAGTTGTTTACGACAACTCCATCATACGTCATATCGGCAGCAATAGTCTTATCGATCCAAGCGCTTTGGCTCATTCCAGAATGAACATCTGCTGGTTTACCAGTTTCATAGTATTTACCATAGTATAAGGCACTCAATAAACTCCATTTATGAGACCAAAATTGAGCAGGGTCTTGGCTCCACTCTGCTCCTGTTCCTTCGTGAACCACGAATACGTTTGGAACTTCGCCGTTTTCAGCATATTTTGAGAAATCTACCTGGTCATCAGCAGCTTTTAAAAGGTCACGTACGAATTCACCAGTATGAGCATCTCCGTTTACATTACCAAGTACATATTTACCATTCTCAGCATACGTTCCCTTTTGATCTAAATAGTATGAAGCGCCTTGAGGAAGTTCTACCCAAACAAACTCAGTATTTTCATTGCGAACTAAATTAATAGCTCCATTACTAGACTCTTTATAAGCATTTTGCATAGTACGATCTGTTGGAGCAGCCACACCATTATAGGTTGCATATTGTTTGAATGCGTCTAATTCATAAGGGTTATATTTTGTACCAAAGATTAAGTCCTCATAATATTTAGCTGGAACTTGTCCAGGTAAGTCGCCGACTGGTTCATCGCCTTTCTTATATTTTGCTAGAATAACAAGAACCGGTACATCACCTGTTGCTTCTTTATAGTCGACATGGTTATCGCCAGGCTCTTGGAATTTAGTTCCTATATTAGCCTTCTCTGCAGGGTCAACCTTAGATAAATCGACTCCTAGCTCCTTTGCTTTTTCAGCTAGTTCTGGAGCAGCTCCAACGAAATCAGCTGGACTTAGAGTGTATGTACTTTTTGTGGTGGATGGGGCCTCAGTAGGTTGAAAACCTGCTGCCACAATACTTCCAGTTAAAGCTAGAGTTAGACCGGTTTTTGATAGTACTTTTAACATGAGCGTCACTCCTAGAGTTATTTGAGAATTATAATATATCAGAATTATCAGATATACCGTAGGAACCAAATACCTAATTTTTTATATATTTAGGGAGGCGAAATACCTAATTGCTAGCAATTTTTTGTGATTTTAGTTTTGATTAATAGACTTAAACTATGAGAACTTGTAGATACTATTATAATGTTCTGAAAATACTTCTATGCTAAGATAAAGAGCATATAGAATGAGAGGAAGTTTTATTAATGATAGAAGCAGCACCTTTATTAAAAAAGTTGAATTTTAAGGAACTAGGACAACCGGTTTTAGTAATCAATGCACCAAAGTCTTATGATAATATTAAGGCGGCATTTGAAGGGGAGGTCCATCAACAGGCTGAGCTTGAGAAGTATGATTTTGTGCAAGTGTTTGGAACAAGTAATCAAGAACTTCAATCACATGCAAAAAACGCAGTATCTTATGTAAGTGAAGATGGATTGTTTTGGCTTTGCTACCCTAAGAAATCATCCAAGATATATAAAGGGTCAGATTGTAGCCGTGATACGGTTACGGGTATGCTATCTGAAGAAGGCTATGAACCAGTTCGCCAAATTGCTATTGATGATGATTGGTCTGCATTAAGGTACCGTAAACCTGAAAAAATTAAGAAAATGGTTCGAGACTTTGCTGTAACGGATGAAGGAATCAAACGGACGAAGAAAGAGTAGATCCCTAACCTATTGGGGGTCTATTTTTTTGTATACAAAATGTGTATACGTGTTTACGGAGTATGTACACATGTTTACAATTGTGTATACATCGTGTTTACAAAAATGTTTACTTGTTTACAAACGCGTATACATGTTGATTTAAAGCTGTGTGTACAGGTTTGTAATCGTTGTAAACAAAAAGTGTATACAACGATTACATATTGTTTACAATTTTACACTTTTATTTCTTTTTAAATTGGACATTGAAGAATCTATCAATCTCCTATAATCTTAAGATAGATACATATCTTCATTAACATTTAAAATAATAAAATAATAGAATGAAAGGATGACAATTTTGAATAATACTAGAATTGCCGCCGTTGATGTAGGAAATGATTCCATTAAAGCCATTTTTGGAGAAATGGAATATGAACTTAATATCCCTAATATTATTGCTAGGGATACTGAAGACCGCCCTGTAATTGGAATCGAAGAATTAGACGACAAAAATCCCCTTGATGGTATTCATATTAAAGTTCACTCCCCTGCTTTGAAGGATAACAATGCTATTTATCGTGTTGGTAATCTCGCAACAAAAAGTCCTAATGGAACAGAATTAGATCCTGGCAGCAGTAAATCTGAGGAAGACCAAACTTTAGTTCTTCTTTTTACTACTTTAGCATTGGACGCGGTGAAGGAAGGAAATAAGAATAATTTCCGTCAAACGAAAAACGTCATTGATGCGAATTATACACTTGGAACAGGCCTCCCTCTTCGTGAAGTTAAGGAAGGTAAGGATGCAGGCTACCGTTCGAAGTTAATCGGTTCTGTTCACCAAGTAGAGTTTCTTGTTACACCTAAATACCAAGGTTTAAAAGTAAACATTAAGTTTGATGAAATAAAAGTATATCCTGAAGGCTTTGCTGCTTATATTAACCTGGTTATGGACAATAACTCGAAAATTATTAATAAAGACTTAATCGATAAACGTATCTTGATTCAAGATATTGGCGGATTATCAACGGATATCGCTGTAATTAAGAATCGAAATGTGGATGATGATAAAGCACAAGGATTTAATCTTGGGGTGTCAGAATCATTGGAAGCAATCCGTGAAGAAATTAGAACGAAGCATGGTGTTGAACTAGACAGCCGCCGTGACGTGGTTGAGATCATCACCAAGAAAAATGACCGCAATCATATCATGGTAAAAGGTAGCAGAACGAGTGTTCATGATATTACCGACCGTATTTTACTAGATTTAGCAAAGAAACAATATCGTCTATTACGGAATGTTTGGTCTAAGAATTCCCAAACAGAAATTTGTTACTTTGTTGGCGGTGGCGCAACCGTACTAAAGGATTATCTTAAAACATTAAATAATAATCTTGATGGTTTTAATATTGATTTCTTTGAAGATGAAAAAGAAAGCATATGGATGATGGCAAATGCGTATTACAAGCTCATCATGGATTACGCTAGAAAAGCAGAGAAACAAAAGCCTGAACAAACTAAAAAACCTGTTACGAATTAATAAGGTGACGACATGAAGAAAGCTGGATCAAATGAAATTCAGCGGGGACAAGCAATTTCCTTCCGCATCCCTTCTGACACACCTGACCATTTAGTTAAGCAGCTGCAAAAGCTAAAGGAAACAGAACGACGGAATTTTTCCAGCAGGATTGCCGAATTCGTAATGGAGGGTGTCAGTAGCGTTAATGCTAGAGAACGCGAGATGATCACCGTTCCGCTGCCGAAAAAGCTAACGAAGGCACAACGTGACTGGTTGAAACACGAGCATTCTGAGGCATTATTAGGCAGTATTCTCTATCAATTAATCACCGACCCGGTACGCTCTACATCCCTGCTCGCTAGTTTAAATAGCAGTTCCATCGATATCGACGAAGCTTTGTATCTCCAAGAGGAAATAGTACCTGAAATACATCCTTTTCAAGATACAGTTGCTGCAGAAGAAATCGCAACTTCAGTTGATTTATCTGATATGGATTATGATGATTTAAATGAGTTTGATTGGGATAATGCGAAACCTTTGGTAGAAGATGAAAAGGTTGAGGAAGAGCCGGACTTAGATGATCTGCTGGGTGGATTTCTTGCGAGTATGAATAAATAGGAAAATGGACCCCTTTTTCGGGTCCATTTTCTATTCATTATTGAATCCAAAGTTTGAATAATCCTTCCGTTACTCCTAAGTTGTACATGTAGTAGATACCAAAAACAGTACTTATCACACCTGTAAGTTGGGTAAGAGTTTTATTCAAGCTGAATTTTTTTGCACTCAAAACAAACGGAATGCCAATCAAGGTAGTAAAGAAGAGCATTCCTATTACGGTACCAACACCAAATATAAGGATATAAATTGCACCTTCCCAGGCACTATTTACCGTACTCATAGTTAGAACAACCATTGCTCCACTGCCAGCAAGACCGTGAACAAGGCCAATGAACATAGATTTTAGATAAGAAACCTTTTTGTGCTGATGTTGGTGCTCATGAAAGCTGCTATGGTCATGGGAATGGACATGTTTATGTACCTCTCCATCATGGATATGCTTATGCAAATGGATATTTTTAAAAGAAAGAATCGTGGTAATCCCTAGATAAACTAGCATTATTCCTACTAAAAATTCTAATGACATAGCGTATTTTTCAGGAATTTCCCCTTTCATGAGAATGAGAATAATTCCAATAATAAATAATGTTGCTGTATGTCCTATCCCCCAAAACACACCTGCTAAAGATGAACGCACTAGCTTTTTACTTTGGCTAGCGATAGTTGATACTGCAATGATATGATCCGGTTCGATTGCGTGTTTGATACCAAGGGCAAATCCTAAACCGAGTATGGAAAGTAAACCGATTTCCATCCATTCTCCTCCTATACATTTAATAATTGAGTAAAATTACTTGTTAATTATAGCATAGAACAAATTTTGTAAGGTTTGAACAATTTGAACACGAACACTTTATTTTATTAAAATTTCACTTTCTATTAAATAGGATAAAAATTATAATCATATAATAGAAAGTGATGTATTGAACAAATACTTACGTTGACTTGCATGATAAAGGAGATAAACATATGGAAAAATGGAAGAATTATCGTTTTCCTATCATATTGTTGCTATCCATTTTGGTTGGTGCAATAGTAGGGTTAGCGATGAAGGAAGACGCAGTGGTATTTCAACCGATTGGCGATGTCTTTTTAAATCTTTTATTCACGATTATTGTTCCTCTTATTTTCTTTACCATTTCGTCTTCTATTGCAAATATGAATGGTGCCAAAAGATTAGGAAAAATTATTGGCTGGATGTTTGGGACGTTCTTATTTACAGGGCTTGTTTCTGCTATTTATATGTATTTTGTTGTGAAATTCGTTAATCCTGGTGAGGGCGTTAATTTAAAGTTAGTTAAACCAGATGCAGCAGAGGAATTAAATCCAGTTGCGCAAATTGTTAAAACCTTTACAGTGCCTGACTTTGTTGAGTTGTTCTCACGAAGTAATATGTTGGCGCTGATTGTAATTTCTATTTTGGTGGGGTTTGCTGCGCAATCAATTGGAGAACGTGGGAAGCCGTTTACGAGCTTTTTAAGTTCAGGTTCTGAAGTGATGATGAAGGTAGTTTCTTTGATTATGTACTTAGCACCGATTGGTCTTGGTGCCTATTTTGCCACGTTAGTCGGCCAGTATGGACCCATTTTGTTAGGTTCCTATATCAAGGCTGGGATAACCTATTATGTTGCTTCCATTGTCTATTTCTTTATAGCCTTTACGATTTATGCCTTTATGGCGGGCAAGGGCAAAGGAATCAGAGTATTTTGGAGTAATATGTTAGCACCATCGATTACGGCGCTGGCTACGTGTTCAAGTGCTGCTTCCATACCAGTAAATCTAGAGGCTTCAAAGCGAATGGGAATTAAGGAAGATATTCGTGATACAACGATTCCATTAGGAGCAGCGTTACATAAAGACGGTTCTGTTCTCGGCGGCGTGTTAAAAATTGTATTTCTGTTTGGAATTTTTGATATGAATAACACGGGAATTGGCACGTTTTTCTTAATTATTAGTGTTTCTCTTTTAGTTGGTGCAGTAATGGGAGCGATTCCTAGCGGCGGTATGATTGGGGAAATGTTGATCCTAAGTTTATTTGGGTTCCCGCCTGAGGCTTTACCTATCATTGCGGCTATCTCTACGTTAATCGACCCGCCTGCAACCATGCTGAATGCCAGCGGCGATAATGTTGCGGGGATGATGGTCTCAAGAATGGTCGAAGGAAAGAATTGGCTTAAGAAAATTGCATAAAATAAGGGTGCTCCATCTCGGAGCACCCTTATATTTTAGATAACGCCCTGAGCAATCATTGCGTCCGCTACTTTTAAGAAGCCAGCGATATTGGCACCGACAACAAGGTTGCCTGGATAGCCATATTCTTCTGCAGCATTCATACTGTTACGATAGATATTAATCATAATTTGGTGCAATTTCGCATCAACTTCTTCAAATGTCCAAGAAAGTCTTTGGCTGTTTTGCGCCATTTCTAGAGCAGATACTGCTACTCCGCCAGCATTTGCCGCCTTACCAGGAGCAAATAAAATATCATTTTCTAAGAATACCTCAATGGCTTCCAGAGTTGATGGCATATTCGCACCTTCACCAACAGCTTTTACACCATTGGAAACAAGAGTTTTTGCAGCACGCGCATCAATTTCATTTTGAGTTGCACACGGTAAAGCAATATCACATGGAATCGACCAAATACCTGAGCAGCCTTCAAAGTACTGAGCTTCTGGGTGCTCAAGAACGTATTCACTGATTCTCTTTCGTTCTACTTCTTTGATTCGTTTCACGGTTTCGAGCTTGATGCCTGATGGATCATAAACATATCCATTTGAATCACTGCAGGCTACAACCTTCGCTCCTAATTGAGTTGCTTTTTCAATGGCATAAATAGAAACATTACCTGAACCAGAAACAACAACTGTGCTTCCTTCAAAGCCAAGTTTTTTGTCTGCAAGCATTTCTTCTACAAAGTAAACAGTTCCATAACCAGTGGCTTCTGTGCGTCCCAAACTACCGCCGTAACCGAGCCCTTTACCAGTTAACACACCTGCTTCATATGCTCCGCGAATTTTCTTGTACTGTCCGAACATGTAGCCGATTTCTCTAGCGCCTACTCCGATATCTCCAGCCGGTACATCGACATCAGGTCCAATATGGCGATAAAGCTCCGTCATAAAGCTTTGTGTAAAGCGCATGATTTCTCCATCTGATTTGCCTTTCGGGTCGAAATCAGAACCACCTTTTCCTCCGCCAATCGGCTGGCCAGTTAGAGAGTTTTTGAAGATTTGTTCAAAACCTAAGAATTTAATAATACTCGCATTTACCGATGGATGGAAACGCAAACCACCTTTATAAGGCCCAATTGCACTGTTAAACTGGACACGGAAGCCGCGGTTAACTTGAACTTTCCCTTGATCATCAACCCAAGGAACGCGGAAGGAAATGGTTCTTTCAGGCTCTACGATTCTTTCAAGAATGCTGTGTTCGATGTATTTTGGATGTTTCGAAAAAACTGGAATCAGGGAATCAAAGATTTCTTTGACTGCTTGTTGAAACTCAGATTCGTAAGTATTACGGTACACCACCGTATTAAACACTTCATTCACGTAATGAAGTGCCGCGCTTTGACTATCATGCTTTAACTGTTCAATTGTTTTCAAATTACCCACCTCTTTATCGGGAATGTATTTTTATAATTATTAGAA from Neobacillus sp. CF12 encodes:
- the ilvA gene encoding threonine ammonia-lyase encodes the protein MKGIVHTTPLDYSKTFSQLSHNEVYLKLENLQKTGSFKVRGSYNKLISLSKEELQKGVIAASAGNHAQGVAYSSQMLGIDCTIVMPKGAPLSKVLATKQYGAEVLLEGTTFDDALAFALELKEQRDATFIHAFDDEAIIAGQGTVGLEILDQLPDVEAIICPIGGGGLIAGVALAVKERNPHIAVYGVQALACPSMKQSLLEKKPVMVESTPTMADGIAVKKPGQRPFEIIQKYVDDIYCVDEMEIARTMLMILERNKLLVEGSGACSLSALLYEKVKLKEKKVVSVLSGGNVDMNFISRIIERGLVESGRYATFSITLKDKPGELQKVLSSLTDLDANIQSVNLNRMGKNIYPGYAGLDISVETKNNEHIEMLYKVLKEKNYSLEMRSF
- a CDS encoding immune inhibitor A domain-containing protein, with protein sequence MKKKKLLSILSTGALALSLFAPISANDSKVAAAEATAPKWDVERYGDRVDIDGQLNLLANDSSFLKQAEAKIAEQAAQINFNEDQSSKSTSASSSFTFDGGTKQFLNRGLKFKPFTLRSVGENVEIWVANDLAFPAGDTRPAHVVTQEQVDKLRDEFDNNIYPKATAFFGTPDIHDGSKSPLAGKNVPAGYYEGSDKVIMLVDNIQDDNYTNPNYPFFVAGFFWQTLENYMDRNIITIDTNNWETRLESTFFGTTIHELQHLIHADNDGAEETWLNEGMSTFSEYLGGYGHDDSSINFYLDHPENSLVNWDEHRTATTGPETIADYGQVYLFTLYMNDKFGREFIRDLALNETQGLNSVNEVLKAHGSSLDFTQLYQNFMTALTLDTDRVGNGVYNFDSIDLRDVVVNQTTGETRGKTVDFEKANTFEKEGVPAWGGDFKELAFQDKVRSISFDGVDFLPIPWQSVNDPLGSDNKVLWGNAGDEADNGLIFEADLSSVNTATLKFDNYIDIEEQWDFGMVQVSTDGGESWTSLENENTRSDVVEEGYPKIKENVPGFTGTYEDWQKETFDLSAYAGQKVLLSFRYLTDWGTTESGWFVDNIEIPEIGYTNDGSSTDAFKSFQELAGQYVNYTVTFINEKEVGNKKGAKTNYKVITVDPFNVTEEDALTLRQLFKDGKNYMITSYAAPAESKDPITFTYEVNLKTKAPKKN
- a CDS encoding M6 family metalloprotease domain-containing protein — its product is MLKVLSKTGLTLALTGSIVAAGFQPTEAPSTTKSTYTLSPADFVGAAPELAEKAKELGVDLSKVDPAEKANIGTKFQEPGDNHVDYKEATGDVPVLVILAKYKKGDEPVGDLPGQVPAKYYEDLIFGTKYNPYELDAFKQYATYNGVAAPTDRTMQNAYKESSNGAINLVRNENTEFVWVELPQGASYYLDQKGTYAENGKYVLGNVNGDAHTGEFVRDLLKAADDQVDFSKYAENGEVPNVFVVHEGTGAEWSQDPAQFWSHKWSLLSALYYGKYYETGKPADVHSGMSQSAWIDKTIAADMTYDGVVVNNYNIQPAIGGNVAGFNLTTNSYDEASKTGPYPAQAGVYAHEFGHALGLPDFYDTVYTSEGVGNYSMMAGGSWMRYPDNNAYSGNSPTHFDPFSKVFLGWAEPINVTPADGVKEITLPAINKANATNGIVKMEVPGSHGTEYFLFENVQQDGFNKGLVRQGEDSHGLLAWHVDENIINLYQTAGFRPNNVENWMNKRFQFNQSETAGNGTVVTHYGLSLLQADGKYELEKNLNRGDAGDFFKTGAEITPTSSIVHTGSYYFWKGYSAAPADSGIHVTDIKENADGSITAKFYYSSNEGKK
- a CDS encoding DUF3052 domain-containing protein: MIEAAPLLKKLNFKELGQPVLVINAPKSYDNIKAAFEGEVHQQAELEKYDFVQVFGTSNQELQSHAKNAVSYVSEDGLFWLCYPKKSSKIYKGSDCSRDTVTGMLSEEGYEPVRQIAIDDDWSALRYRKPEKIKKMVRDFAVTDEGIKRTKKE
- a CDS encoding ParM/StbA family protein, encoding MNNTRIAAVDVGNDSIKAIFGEMEYELNIPNIIARDTEDRPVIGIEELDDKNPLDGIHIKVHSPALKDNNAIYRVGNLATKSPNGTELDPGSSKSEEDQTLVLLFTTLALDAVKEGNKNNFRQTKNVIDANYTLGTGLPLREVKEGKDAGYRSKLIGSVHQVEFLVTPKYQGLKVNIKFDEIKVYPEGFAAYINLVMDNNSKIINKDLIDKRILIQDIGGLSTDIAVIKNRNVDDDKAQGFNLGVSESLEAIREEIRTKHGVELDSRRDVVEIITKKNDRNHIMVKGSRTSVHDITDRILLDLAKKQYRLLRNVWSKNSQTEICYFVGGGATVLKDYLKTLNNNLDGFNIDFFEDEKESIWMMANAYYKLIMDYARKAEKQKPEQTKKPVTN
- a CDS encoding sulfite exporter TauE/SafE family protein; the protein is MEIGLLSILGLGFALGIKHAIEPDHIIAVSTIASQSKKLVRSSLAGVFWGIGHTATLFIIGIILILMKGEIPEKYAMSLEFLVGIMLVYLGITTILSFKNIHLHKHIHDGEVHKHVHSHDHSSFHEHQHQHKKVSYLKSMFIGLVHGLAGSGAMVVLTMSTVNSAWEGAIYILIFGVGTVIGMLFFTTLIGIPFVLSAKKFSLNKTLTQLTGVISTVFGIYYMYNLGVTEGLFKLWIQ
- a CDS encoding dicarboxylate/amino acid:cation symporter; translated protein: MEKWKNYRFPIILLLSILVGAIVGLAMKEDAVVFQPIGDVFLNLLFTIIVPLIFFTISSSIANMNGAKRLGKIIGWMFGTFLFTGLVSAIYMYFVVKFVNPGEGVNLKLVKPDAAEELNPVAQIVKTFTVPDFVELFSRSNMLALIVISILVGFAAQSIGERGKPFTSFLSSGSEVMMKVVSLIMYLAPIGLGAYFATLVGQYGPILLGSYIKAGITYYVASIVYFFIAFTIYAFMAGKGKGIRVFWSNMLAPSITALATCSSAASIPVNLEASKRMGIKEDIRDTTIPLGAALHKDGSVLGGVLKIVFLFGIFDMNNTGIGTFFLIISVSLLVGAVMGAIPSGGMIGEMLILSLFGFPPEALPIIAAISTLIDPPATMLNASGDNVAGMMVSRMVEGKNWLKKIA
- the gdhA gene encoding NADP-specific glutamate dehydrogenase, producing the protein MKTIEQLKHDSQSAALHYVNEVFNTVVYRNTYESEFQQAVKEIFDSLIPVFSKHPKYIEHSILERIVEPERTISFRVPWVDDQGKVQVNRGFRVQFNSAIGPYKGGLRFHPSVNASIIKFLGFEQIFKNSLTGQPIGGGKGGSDFDPKGKSDGEIMRFTQSFMTELYRHIGPDVDVPAGDIGVGAREIGYMFGQYKKIRGAYEAGVLTGKGLGYGGSLGRTEATGYGTVYFVEEMLADKKLGFEGSTVVVSGSGNVSIYAIEKATQLGAKVVACSDSNGYVYDPSGIKLETVKRIKEVERKRISEYVLEHPEAQYFEGCSGIWSIPCDIALPCATQNEIDARAAKTLVSNGVKAVGEGANMPSTLEAIEVFLENDILFAPGKAANAGGVAVSALEMAQNSQRLSWTFEEVDAKLHQIMINIYRNSMNAAEEYGYPGNLVVGANIAGFLKVADAMIAQGVI